The Hyphomicrobium sp. MC1 genome window below encodes:
- a CDS encoding metallophosphoesterase, giving the protein MGNNDGDGINRRHALECMIWAGTGVLWTVAGGVPKSLSLLDDVEAAEAAKSGFTFLQISDSHVGFNKPANPHAIETLKEAIGRIDALPEKPAFLLHTGDITHSAKPVEFDDANEIIGSTRVNVHYVPGEHDITDQATENAYLERYGKGVKGGGWYSFDQHGVHFIGLNNVVNLKKFGLGFLGDEQLKWLEDDLRALSSSTPIVVFAHIPLWSIYPNWGWGTDDAAVALGYLKRFGSVTILNGHIHQLMQKVEGDVTFHTARSTAFPQPAPGEALSPGPMVVPADKLRGMLGLTSVTFKKNKSPLAIIDTSLAD; this is encoded by the coding sequence GTGGAGTGCCGAAATCACTATCTCTGCTCGATGACGTTGAAGCTGCCGAAGCGGCAAAAAGCGGTTTCACTTTCTTGCAAATATCCGACAGCCATGTCGGCTTCAACAAGCCTGCCAATCCGCATGCGATTGAAACACTGAAAGAGGCGATCGGTCGGATCGACGCGCTCCCCGAGAAGCCGGCCTTTTTACTTCATACCGGGGACATTACTCACAGCGCGAAGCCCGTAGAGTTTGACGATGCGAATGAGATTATAGGCTCGACGCGAGTGAATGTTCATTATGTCCCCGGCGAGCATGACATCACGGACCAAGCGACTGAGAATGCCTATCTCGAACGGTACGGTAAAGGTGTAAAGGGCGGCGGTTGGTATAGCTTCGACCAACACGGCGTACACTTCATCGGTCTGAACAACGTGGTCAATCTCAAGAAGTTTGGCTTGGGGTTTCTTGGCGATGAACAGCTCAAGTGGCTGGAGGACGATCTTCGAGCACTGTCGTCTTCAACGCCAATCGTTGTTTTCGCGCACATTCCGCTGTGGTCGATCTATCCGAATTGGGGATGGGGAACGGACGATGCTGCTGTTGCGCTTGGTTACTTAAAGCGCTTTGGCTCGGTCACCATTCTCAACGGGCATATTCATCAGCTGATGCAGAAAGTCGAAGGCGACGTGACGTTTCACACGGCGCGCTCGACGGCGTTTCCACAACCTGCTCCCGGAGAAGCACTGTCACCCGGGCCGATGGTCGTTCCAGCCGACAAGCTGCGTGGCATGCTCGGGCTGACGAGTGTCACGTTCAAAAAGAACAAGTCGCCCCTTGCCATCATAGATACGTCGTTGGCGGATTGA
- a CDS encoding cytochrome c family protein, which produces MLRIAKLLVAVAVGIFIIVPSARAAPSAAYGEEIYQSCQDCHSLDTNDVGPKHRGVFGRKAGAVPDYSYSVALKTSGIVWTEDTLDKWLADPQKLVPGAKMFFHLDAAQDRADVIEYLKERAK; this is translated from the coding sequence ATGCTTCGCATTGCAAAATTGCTCGTTGCTGTCGCGGTCGGGATATTCATCATTGTTCCGAGCGCCAGGGCCGCGCCGAGTGCTGCATACGGTGAAGAGATCTACCAAAGCTGCCAGGATTGTCATTCGCTCGACACCAACGATGTCGGCCCCAAGCATCGCGGTGTATTCGGGAGAAAGGCGGGAGCAGTTCCCGACTATAGTTATTCGGTTGCGCTCAAGACTTCCGGTATAGTTTGGACCGAAGATACCCTCGACAAATGGCTCGCGGACCCGCAGAAGCTCGTTCCTGGAGCGAAGATGTTTTTTCACCTCGATGCCGCCCAAGATCGAGCGGACGTCATAGAATATTTGAAAGAGCGAGCGAAATAA